GCCCAAGTATCTGAAGCCATTGGAGACATCCTTGGGGAACTTGTcagggctctggctgctggccaAGACACACATGAGCACCCCAGGATCCTGCAGCAGATCAGCCAACCCCACTGGATGCCTTGCTTACAACAGGGCATCTCAGGTGGTCCAGATGCTTCTGTTTATGCAGCTGAGCCACACTTGGATCTCTGTTGGCTGCAATCAGAGCTCGGATACCCACCACACATGTAGACACATAACTGCTTGACTCTGCACCTCAACTCCACCCCACAtttctgtccagcttctcaaGAGGTGAGTGATGAGACCCAGTAGGCTGATGAAGATCTCCTTGGCTGAGAAGTTCAGGCTCAAGCTGGTGTCTTGAGAGATAGTTTGTATGAGCTCTTTGCACCATGATCCACTTTGTTCATGCACATTTGTGGGGAAAGTAACTGGACTTTGATGGTGAAAATCCTGTAGGTGTTATGGCATCTTCAGACTGGATTTGGACATCCTGTAAGGATGCTGTAGGCCCCATGGCATTACTAGTAACTTAAATTTCAGTGGGAAGCAAATTCTGGCTTAAATATAAGGTGACCTTGCAGGGGAGCAAATTATTTACACTGTGAACTACTCAGGAACTAAATCATAAGGCACAGACTGATCTTTTACACCTTTTGAATGTATTTCACAATACATTGGGAAGCAAATTCTGGCTTAAATATAAGGTGACCTTGCAGTGGAACAAATTATTTACACTGTGAACTACTCAGGAACTAAATCATAAGGCACAGACTGATCTTTTACACCTTTTGAATGTATTTCACAATACAATTACTTTTACACCTTTTGAATGTATTTCACATAGATCTGCAGAAAAGGTTCAGAAgtagagcagagaaggaaattctCCAATCAGTGTATCACAGAGATTTATTTACAGACCTGGGATGCTCCTCCTATGCTTAGTGGTATTTCTTCTTTccaccttccttttcccctttatcCTTTGCTGTCATCATTGGCTCTACTGGTTAGAATGTGTTTGTAGGATAAACCTTATGGACTCCCAGCAACCTTAtggctctttgcttttcttgtccCAGGATGTATCACAGAATGACTTCATTGTTGAGGCTGAGACAGACCTCACAAGTTCCTCTGGTCCAAACCTCAGCTAGAGCAGATTGTCCAGAACTGAGTTCAGTCGGATtttgagtatcacagtatcacagtatcatcagggttggaagagacctcacagatcatcaagtccaaccctttaccacagaacatctccagagatggagactctacagactccctgggcagcctgagctgagcCATcagactcaatgaccttaaaggtcttttccaagcaaaacaattctgtgattctagtccCACACCCTtcctggggaggggaaggatggTTCAGCAGCACATCATCAGTGATAGCTAGAAGCAGATGAACAAATCACAATCTGAACACGGGCATAACAACATCctgctgagggatatggtttagtggtgacttggcagtgcattaatggttggacttgatgatcttaaaggcctgttccagccaaaacaatccTATGGAgtaaaaggggaaaataaagcaaagccCCTCTAGTCTCATTGAGATGCTCTGACTTCTGTGCCCATTGGTTGTTATCCAACTTGACCCTCCAGAATGGCCAGGGCAAGGATTCCTCCCTCCAAGGGTagacagcaaagcaaaccaGCTGGAGGCTCTGCTCACCTTCTCACCTTTATGAGAGGAGAAAGTGGTCTGAGAGGTAGAGGTGGAAAACCatcagagaagaagcaggatAGGTGCTGCACAGGACGTGTGGTGAAGGCTCTCAACCCTTTTACACCCAGAATGTGAAGTGGGACTTATTCCCGGGGACAGTCACTGTCAAACAGAGAAACCTGATCCCTCCCATAGAGCTCAGTCAACACATCCTCCAGCTCCCCTAGTGTGAGGAGCTGGACCTCATTCTTGTCATTCTCAGCAATGACCCCCCAAGCCTTCCTGTGGTTGGTGTCCACCTCACAGCAGGCACTTGaccagatgtggctgggtttgTTAACCCTCCCCTTGGCAATGTAGCTGTTCCCAGGCACAGCACCCACCACAACATAGGTGGTGTTACATCCCTGGGTCCTTTTGATCATGATTCGCTGCTCATAGTTGTTCCAGGCACCGCCGTTGAGTTTCTCATCCTGGGGCACTATGTTGGTGAGGGTGAAGGTAGCCATCCTGCTGCTGAAGTCATGGTGATGGCCGTTGGGGTTCAGATGGCCACGGTTCAAACCTGTCAGATTCTTGTAGtcttggagcacagcctggctcttgACGAGTTGCTCTAAGCTGATGTTGTAATATTTTAAGAGGGTCCATTCCTTTTCCATAGTTTTGGGATAAACTGAACCCAACAGCTTGGCAggtaaagaagaggaaaagtgtTAGCATTGGGAATGGGAGTAATGGAGCAGGTTTCTGTGGAGCAGAAATCTGTGGCTGCCAAATACCCATGTTTTGTCATCTCAGTGTATGAAAAGCCACGAGTCAGAGAGAAAtctcacagctgcctgcctgaagaagaggagagctTTTGAAAAGGAGCAAACAGCTCAGAATTTGACTGCTTGACTTGAGCTATGACCTTTGGAATCATCCTGCAGTCTGCAGTGGGAGTGTGGGTGGACACATGAGGCAATGAGCATTTTCCACTCCCAGGTTCAAAAGGTGACTTTTACAaggcacctctcctgccacatctGGCtcccatttctcccttctccacaTCCTGCACCTGCTCATAGCTTTTCCCAGTTCCCCCCATCCCCATTTACCACATCCAGCTTTCATCACCCACATCTAACCATGCTGTCATCAGCCCTGGCCTTTGCTCCACCAGCCCCTTTGTCACAAGACCTCTCTTGCTCCCCATGAAAGGTTTTCATGCCTTTTTCAATCCAATCTGCCAACAGCCTCATATTTTACAACCACAGAAACAGAGTCTTTGAAGGTTGAGTATCTTAGTGCATCCATGAAGAGGAtgagcagaagagctgtggatgCCACAGGACTCTCAGAAGGAAATGAGAACAACTcagctccttttcttcttctcctccttctttgcTCCTCACttgggaagaatcacagaagcatagaattgttttggttggaaaaggcctctatgaacatagagtccaaccatcaacctagcaccaccatggccattcacAACCATGatgcaaagtgccatggccacatgtttcttgaacacctccaggcatggtgactccaccacatccctgggcagcctgttccaatgcctgacaagtCTTTCAGGAAATAATTTtccctaatacccaacctaaatcccccctggcacaatttcaggccatttcctctcattctgtcatgcAGAAGTATGTGTGGTTGTCTCTGCTAACCCCACACACAAGGAGACCTACTGAGAAACAGATCCTAGGGCTGAGGTtattctgggagggctgcagatCATTGGGAGGGTGCAGCTATTTTTGCTCAGTAAGCAGAAATGctccacacaatcacagaatgcacagggctggaagggacccttgaaggtcatctcgTCCTAtgtccctgcagagagcaggaacacagaatcatagaatggtttaggttcaaagggacctcaaaagttacccagttccaacctcctgccataggcagggacacctcccactagaacaggtcactcaaggcctcatccaacctggccttgatcaccttcagggaggttgtggagcacagaatcacccaatgtgatctttgatcacattgggtgattctgtgctccacaacctccctgggcatcctgtgccagtgtctcatcaccctcactgcaaagaacccttctcttctccaggctgcagagccccaactcttgtagcctgtcctcatagcagagctgctgcagccctctgagcatctttgtggcctcttctggacttgttccaacagttccatgtccttcttgtgttgggggctccagaactgcacacaggactgcaggtggagtttgaggagagcagattaaAGCAGgaggatcccctcccttgccctgctgaccatgcttctcttgctgcagcccagcacacagttgctgtctgggctgcactcacactgcaggctcatgttgagctttccatcagcccagacccccaggtccttttcctcagggctgctgctctcagccattcgccACTCAGcttggatctgtgcttgggattgcaccaacccaggtgaaggaccttacacttggccttgttgaatatcaagaggttggcctgggcacacctctccagcctgtccaggtccctctggatagatCCCTGCCCTGTAGCAAGTCAACAGTGCCACAGAGCTTGGCAtaatctgcacacttgctgagggtgcactcgagtCCTCTgcccatatcactgacaaagatgttaaacagatgttcccagacatagaatcagccaggctggaagagacctccaggctcagccagtccaacctagcaccgagccctatccaatcaactagaccatggcactaagtgcctcagccaggctttgcttgaacacctccaggagcagcaactcatctttaactagatcaggttgctcagggccccatcaagtttgaccttgaatgtttccagggatggagcctccacctccTTTCACTGTAAAAAGATGAACAGAAGTACCACTGCTGCAGAGGCCATAGCTTGTCAGAGCTGATCTGTGCCAGGAAGCACAGATGTGTTCCTTCTAGCAGCCTCACTGAAAGTAAGTTAGCAATTATCAGCCTCTTACAAGAGCTCACAACCCCCAAAGAGACCTGGGCAACCTAAACACTGAAAAACAACACCCTCCAAAAAACTCTGAGGGAAGATAAGATAATCACAGATCTCACAGATGTCCTGGGTCTGTGGCCCAGGAGGAACAGAGAGACATTTTTATCAGCTCTAAAtgcagaggctgcagtgtgCACCAGCAGATGAGTTGCTAAGACTAACTTGCAAAGCAAGTGCAAATGTTGTCTTTCTTTTTCATAACTGTAACACTTCTCATATTTAGGGAAACACAGAGGTGTTGGGCTAGGTGACCTTTGCAACCCAAactactctgtgattccatgactctatatTTAGCCTTCCTCTGCAACAGGGCATATGGCTTTCTTCTCAGGCTCATTTGCACCTAAATTTCCTACTGCTACTGTGTCCCTAGCATTGCCCTCAActtctt
This Pogoniulus pusillus isolate bPogPus1 chromosome 4, bPogPus1.pri, whole genome shotgun sequence DNA region includes the following protein-coding sequences:
- the LOC135174968 gene encoding endonuclease domain-containing 1 protein-like isoform X2, translated to MLLLLLLQVLVSCLWLGHGELVTSFESSCPQFFFRETPPSEALEPESPAWICQRYKNQYYFATLYDRSRRIPVYSAYLYQPGSGKRPKTWMVEPQLLGSVYPKTMEKEWTLLKYYNISLEQLVKSQAVLQDYKNLTGLNRGHLNPNGHHHDFSSRMATFTLTNIVPQDEKLNGGAWNNYEQRIMIKRTQGCNTTYVVVGAVPGNSYIAKGRVNKPSHIWSSACCEVDTNHRKAWGVIAENDKNEVQLLTLGELEDVLTELYGRDQVSLFDSDCPRE
- the LOC135174968 gene encoding endonuclease domain-containing 1 protein-like isoform X1; the encoded protein is MQKHTENGPWWRLFFPKVSKNLSLETLLAMLLLLLLQVLVSCLWLGHGELVTSFESSCPQFFFRETPPSEALEPESPAWICQRYKNQYYFATLYDRSRRIPVYSAYLYQPGSGKRPKTWMVEPQLLGSVYPKTMEKEWTLLKYYNISLEQLVKSQAVLQDYKNLTGLNRGHLNPNGHHHDFSSRMATFTLTNIVPQDEKLNGGAWNNYEQRIMIKRTQGCNTTYVVVGAVPGNSYIAKGRVNKPSHIWSSACCEVDTNHRKAWGVIAENDKNEVQLLTLGELEDVLTELYGRDQVSLFDSDCPRE